Proteins encoded in a region of the Vicia villosa cultivar HV-30 ecotype Madison, WI linkage group LG5, Vvil1.0, whole genome shotgun sequence genome:
- the LOC131605798 gene encoding uncharacterized protein LOC131605798, translating to MAQRNIICSVHYNGVISNDLTNGFSFSNTKTKRFKVHCRADFMHLKERIETKLQLPVSEIIYRLPLFNGESGIIFYVMKPIEDDDGVKVMFECHNSFAPLDDMELYVHIVSPPINQSQESHSHQYGLSQPTDEEPTQNNEPFIPDEQVDEYSEDEIQEVQYEDLFGDDNEPDDVEPSQPTLARPISMYAPPDHMRNICLEEAPSDSIFGSHITNYSDVDLYEGMEFEDKEECVAAIQHWHITNNLDYWVYKSDTKRYVIKCKNPTCKFKCRASVRKKNSKWMIGKLSGPHVCTTTSMSQDHRQLTSDIVSHCIRDLVNTDPSIKVKLIISHITGKYGYNISYRKAWIAKVKAIESLYGNWETSYNDLPQWLLVMKTYLPGMIIDLETLPAFSNEGSQLGDKMIFHRLFWAFQPCIHGFAYCKPIVQVDGTWLYGRYKGTLLMAVAQDGNGNIFPIAFAIVEGETKDAWSFFLRNLRIHVTPQPNLCLISDRHPSIKGAYDDPANGWQNPPSSHVYCIRHIAQNFMRAIRDKELRKKLVNMGYALTESTYNYYRTEIRQTNRDAMEWIENIPREKWARAFDRGQRWGHMTTNLAEAMNSVLKATRNLPIASLFSATYFRMGALFGQRGHEWTKRLTSGQTFTDKCIKGMTEEVNKASSHNVYQFDRERFYFMVAERINRNDGRPTGTYGVDLRKRTCDCGKFQAFHLPCSHVIAACESIRQDYTIHIPNVFKIQHVFKVYQQSFQILPHQDNWPQYRGPTLCHDETMRRKKRGRPNSTRIRTEMDDVEKEKRMCGICREVGHIRSKCPNVSGPSNRPP from the exons ATGGCTCAGAGAAACATTATTTGTTCAGTGCATTACAATGGTGTTATCAGTAACGATCTAACCAACGGTTTTTCGTTTAGTAATACCAAAACAAAACGTTTCAAAGTGCATTGTAGAGCCGATTTTATGCATTTGAAGGAACGGATCGAAACAAAATTGCAACTtcctgtaagtgaaattatttatcGACTTCCGTTGTTTAATGGAGAAAGCGGTATCATTTTTTACGTCATGAAACCAATAGAGGACGACGATGGCGTTAAAGTGATGTTCGAATGTCACAATTCGTTTGCTCCTCTTGACGATATGGAGCTATATGTTCATATTGTTAGTCCTCCCATTAACCAATCGCAAGAGTCTCATTCGCATCAATACGGTTTGAGCCAACCCACTGATGAAGAGCCAACCCAAAACAACGAACCATTTATACCCGACGAACAGGTGGACGAGTACAGTGAGGATGAAATACAAGAAGTGCAATATGAAGATCTTTTTGGTGATGACAATGAACCTGATGATGTTGAGCCGTCGCAGCCTACACTTGCACGACCGATTAGCATGTACGCTCCACCGGATCACATGCGAAATATTTGTTTAGAAGAGGCACCGTCTGATTCAATTTTTGGTTCCCACATAACAAACTATAGTGATGTTGATTTATATGAGGGAATGGAGTTTGAAGACAAGGAGGAGTGCGTTGCTGCTATTCAACATTGGCATATCACCAATAATCTTGATTATTGGGTATACAAATCTGACACGAAAAGATATGTCATCAAATGCAAAAATCCAACTTGCAAATTCAAATGTAGAGCATCCGTTCGCAAGAAGAATTCTAAGTGGATGATAGGTAAGTTGAGTGGACCACATGTCTGCACAACCACTTCAATGTCGCAAGATCATAGACAACTTACATCAGATATTGTCTCTCACTGCATCAGAGATTTGGTTAACACCGACCCCTCAATTAAGGTAAAGCTCATAATTTCTCATATAACAGGAAAGTATGGTTATAATATATCTTACAGGAAAGCGTGGATTGCAAAGGTAAAGGCCATAGAATCCTTGTATGGAAACTGGGAGACATCTTACAATGACCTTCCACAATGGTTATTGGTAATGAAAACATATCTGCCTGGAATGATAATAGACTTGGAAACTTTACCTGCATTTTCAAACGAAGGAAGTCAGTTGGGTGATAAGATGATATTCCATCGTCTATTTTGGGCTTTTCAaccttgcatccatggttttgccTATTGCAAGCCAATTGTTCAAGTCGACGGAACATGGTTGTATGGAAGGTACAAAGGGACATTGTTGATGGCTGTGGCGCAGGATGGGAATGGTAACATTTTTCCAATTGCTTTCGCTATTGTCGAGGGTGAAACCAAGGATGCTTGGAGTTTTTTCCTTCGTAATCTAAGAATCCATGTGACACCCCAACCCAATCTATGCCTAATATCAGACAGACATCCATCGATTAAAGGTGCCTACGATGATCCTGCAAATGGATGGCAAAATCCTCCGTCATCACATGTCTATTGCATAAGGCATATCGCGCAAAATTTTATGCGTGCGATTAGAGACAAAGAACTACGTAAAAAACTCGTCAACATGG GATATGCATTGACGGAGTCAACGTACAATTACTATAGAACCGAAATTCGTCAGACAAATAGAGATGctatggagtggattgaaaatatCCCCAGGGAGAAGTGGGCAAGGGCGTTTGATAGAGGGCAACGATGGGGACACATGACGACTAACCTTGCAGAAGCAATGAACTCTGTGCTAAAGGCTACCAGAAATCTTCCAATAGCGTCTTTGTTTTCGGCCACATATTTTCGGATGGGAGCATTATTTGGTCAACGCGGACATGAATGGACAAAGAGGTTGACATCAGGCCAGACTTTTACAGACAAGTGTATCAAGGGGATGACTGAAGAGGTCAACAAAGCAAGCAGTCATAATGTTTACCAGTTTGACCGGGAGAGGTTCTATTTTATGGTGGCCGAAAGAATAAACCGCAACGATGGTCGTCCAACTGGTACTTACGGTGTTGATCTACGAAAGCGAACATGTGATTGTGGAAAATTTCAAGCGTTCCATTTGCCTTGCTCACATGTGATTGCAGCATGTGAAAGTATACGCCAAGACTACACCATTCACATACCCAACGTGTTCAAGATACAACATGTTTTTAAAGTCTACCAACAAAGCTTCCAGATCCTCCCACATCAAGACAATTGGCCTCAATATAGAGGGCCTACTCTTTGTCATGACGAAACTATGCGTAGGAAAAAAAGAGGCCGCCCTAACAGTACTCGGATTCGAACCGAAATGGACGACgtggaaaaggaaaagagaatgtGTGGGATATGCCGTGAGGTTGGCCATATCCGAAGTAAATGTCCAAATGTATCAGGCCCGTCCAATAGGCCTCCTTAA